One Urocitellus parryii isolate mUroPar1 chromosome 8, mUroPar1.hap1, whole genome shotgun sequence DNA window includes the following coding sequences:
- the LOC144256658 gene encoding olfactory receptor 2G3-like translates to MGMTNSSAKQDFVLVGFSEHPQLEKILFVAVLISYLLTLVGNTLIILVSSIDPKLKIPMYFFLTHLSLVDICFTTSIVPQLLWNLKGPAKTITSLGCAIQLYVSLALGSTECVLLAVMAFDRYAAVCRPLHYTAVMNPRLCQVLAGVAWLSGAGNALIQGTVTLWLPRCGHRRLHHFLCEVPSMIKLACVDIHANEIQLFVASLVLLLLPLALILMSYGHIAKAVISIKSLQAWHKALGTCGSHLTIVSLFYGSITANYIQPNSSYAHTFGKFISLFYTVIIPTLNPLIYTLRNKEVKGALGRICHRDLRV, encoded by the coding sequence ATGGGCATGACCAATAGCAGTGCCAAACAAGACTTCGTTCTGGTGGGCTTCTCAGAGCATCCCCAGCTGGAAAAGATACTCTTTGTGGCTGTTTTGATATCTTATCTTCTTACTTTGGTGGGAAATACACTAATTATTCTGGTCTCTTCCATAGACCCTAAACTCAAAATacccatgtactttttccttaCTCACCTCTCCCTAGTGGACATCTGTTTTACCACAAGTATTGTCCCTCAGCTGCTGTGGAACCTCAAAGGACCAGCCAAGACCATCACATCCCTGGGTTGTGCCATCCAGCTCTATGTCTCCCTGGCATTGGGATCCACTGAATGTGTTCTCCTGGCTGTGATGGCTTTTGACCGCTATGCTGCAGTGTGTAGACCTCTCCACTATACAGCTGTAATGAACCCACGCTTGTGCCAGGTTCTGGCAGGGGTCGCATGGCTGAGTGGAGCAGGAAATGCTCTCATCCAGGGCACTGTCACCCTCTGGCTACCGCGCTGTGGACACCGGCGGCTCCATCATTTCCTCTGTGAGGTCCCCTCCATGATTAAGCTTGCATGTGTGGACATACATGCCAATGAGATCCAGCTCTTCGTTGCTTCATTGGTCTTGCTCCTCTTGCCCTTGGCACTGATATTGATGTCCTATGGACACATAGCCAAGGCAGTTATAAGCATCAAGTCATTGCAGGCCTGGCACAAAGCCCTGGGGACATGTGGATCCCACTTGACAATAGTATCCCTATTCTATGGGAGCATCACAGCCAACTATATCCAGCCCAACAGCTCCTATGCCCATACTTTTGGGAAATTCATCTCCCTTTTCTACACAGTAATCATCCCCACCCTCAATCCTCTCATTTACACCTTGAGGAATAAAGAAGTTAAAGGCGCACTGGGAAGAATATGCCACAGAGACCTACGTGTgtaa